The window CGGGGCTGAATCACGAACAACAACATCAAGAGCTGATGCTGACGGATTTGTTACACGTGTTTTCCTGCAATCCTCTTCATCCCGTTTACAGTTCCGAAGCGGTGAAGGATTGCGATCCCGCCAATCAGTTGTGTTGGATCGAGTCCAATTCTGAACGAGTCGAGACGATCGGTTTCGATGACGAGTCACACGGCGAGTTTTGTTTCGACAATGAGTTGCCTCGTCATCGAGCTCTACTGTCGCCGCATGCGATTGCGAATCGGTTGGTGACCAACGGTGAGTACCTCGAGTTCATTGAGGATGGCGGCTATGCCGACCCGTCGTATTGGCTCTCCGCCGGATGGGCTATGGTCCAATCGGAAAGCTGGCGAGCTCCTTTGTATTGGCATCTCGGGGAAGAGGGTTGGTACCAGTTCACGCTCGCGGGTTTGCTGCCTGTCGATGAAAATGCACCGGTGTGCCACGTCAGCTACTTCGAGGCGGATGCATACGCGCGATGGTCGGGTTGTCGTTTGCCAACTGAATTTGAATGGGAAGTCGCGGTGCGTGATTCAGGCAGTTCGCTTAGCGACGCGTTCGGATCTCGTTGGCAATGGACCGCGTCGGACTACGCGCCCTATCCGAAATACGCCGCTCCCGAGGGAGCAATCGGCGAATACAACGGGAAGTTCATGTGCGGACAGAAGGTGCTTCGCGGCAGTTCTGTCGCCACACCGGAAGGCCACGCACGTTTGACGTATCGAAACTTCTTCCCACCATCGATGCGTTGGCAGTTCTGCGGGATCCGATTGGCAACGGACCTGGAGTGAAGACCGGCGGGATTGGTGTGCCACGCGGGGTCTGGCCTACATTGAGGTCCATCGCTCAGCCTTTGGGTTTGTCGTTCTTTCGGTCGATCCATTGGTGACTCGACGCCCGGTAGACGCTGTGCTTTCCGAGTTTGGACGCGATTTGGTCGCTCAACGTATCCACTTTGGATGACGCGTTCTCGCCGGTCTCTTCACCAAACAGGTTCAGTTGCTTGGGAGCATCCGAGTCGGTCAA of the Rhodopirellula bahusiensis genome contains:
- the egtB gene encoding ergothioneine biosynthesis protein EgtB, whose protein sequence is MSDSMLDAYRRVRDHSRKICAPLETEDYVIQSMPDVSPTRWHLAHTTWFFETFCLKNLPDYQSEQPAFEVLFNSYYNTVGEQFPRESRGLLSRPTVAEVWRYRDKVDEAMIGLLNRSDRESIVTDVVLRTGLNHEQQHQELMLTDLLHVFSCNPLHPVYSSEAVKDCDPANQLCWIESNSERVETIGFDDESHGEFCFDNELPRHRALLSPHAIANRLVTNGEYLEFIEDGGYADPSYWLSAGWAMVQSESWRAPLYWHLGEEGWYQFTLAGLLPVDENAPVCHVSYFEADAYARWSGCRLPTEFEWEVAVRDSGSSLSDAFGSRWQWTASDYAPYPKYAAPEGAIGEYNGKFMCGQKVLRGSSVATPEGHARLTYRNFFPPSMRWQFCGIRLATDLE